The following are encoded together in the Candidatus Methylomirabilis oxygeniifera genome:
- a CDS encoding conserved exported protein of unknown function (Evidence 4 : Homologs of previously reported genes of unknown function), which translates to MQRALIAASLAIWLVWGTGVSRVFAADRLSELAQQLESQKQALEAQKRIIEALQREVNSLKQGQTHQQTLEREVEGLKQAQQENQKLKREVEQIRVAATPKFDAGFKNWQPYIRSTDGNFTLNPVGRIQFDYRNFEDGNRRNLDGTELTNRFLIRRARIGLAGTFYKYFDFFVEADFGQGATGRDGNVVLTDGFLDIHYWPELRLRAGQFKVPFGYEELFSDNNIDFVERSVADNLVPSRDMGAMVHGSAFDGSVSYALGGFNGSGQNKRDTNDSKDIVGRLVVAPFKKAEVPWLKNLQVGGDVAWGDEDSGQSLQGKTDAQFVFFRSIPTRGDRLRYSGEAAYYYGPFTMYGEYIQTREERKGLGTGGSDLRDLYGRGWYVTMTYMLTGETKVPGQPVIPTRWASPVGPEKGWGAWELAARFEQLDFRAKDIMGNRVNAVTAGVNWYLTPNVKWMANFVENWFSNERGTPFSYTNPNNTRTTAWEVLTRLQLWF; encoded by the coding sequence ATGCAGCGCGCGCTCATAGCCGCAAGCTTGGCAATCTGGCTGGTGTGGGGTACTGGCGTGTCGAGGGTGTTCGCCGCCGATCGGTTGAGCGAACTGGCGCAGCAGCTTGAGAGTCAGAAGCAGGCACTCGAAGCTCAGAAGCGGATCATTGAGGCGCTTCAGCGGGAGGTCAACAGCCTGAAACAAGGGCAAACCCACCAACAAACCCTGGAGCGTGAGGTAGAAGGTCTGAAGCAGGCCCAGCAGGAGAACCAAAAGCTCAAGCGGGAGGTGGAGCAGATCAGGGTTGCGGCGACACCAAAGTTCGATGCCGGTTTCAAGAATTGGCAGCCCTATATCCGATCGACAGACGGCAATTTCACCCTCAATCCGGTCGGCCGCATCCAGTTCGATTATCGTAATTTTGAGGACGGCAATAGGCGTAACCTGGACGGTACCGAACTGACCAACAGATTTCTGATCAGGCGGGCCAGAATCGGCCTTGCCGGGACGTTCTACAAATACTTCGACTTCTTCGTTGAGGCCGACTTCGGACAGGGAGCGACCGGCCGGGACGGCAATGTCGTCCTGACGGACGGCTTTCTGGATATTCACTACTGGCCCGAACTTCGACTTCGAGCGGGGCAGTTCAAGGTGCCGTTTGGCTATGAGGAGCTGTTCTCGGACAACAACATCGACTTTGTGGAGCGATCGGTTGCGGACAACCTTGTTCCGTCCCGCGACATGGGCGCGATGGTACATGGCTCAGCGTTCGACGGCAGTGTCAGCTACGCGCTAGGAGGTTTCAACGGCTCTGGCCAGAACAAACGCGACACCAACGATTCAAAGGACATCGTTGGCCGGCTCGTCGTGGCGCCATTTAAGAAAGCTGAGGTGCCGTGGCTCAAGAATCTGCAGGTGGGAGGCGACGTTGCGTGGGGCGATGAGGACAGCGGTCAGAGCCTGCAGGGTAAAACTGATGCGCAGTTTGTCTTCTTCCGGTCTATCCCTACGCGGGGTGATCGACTGCGCTATAGCGGCGAAGCAGCGTACTACTACGGGCCGTTCACGATGTACGGCGAGTATATCCAGACGCGGGAGGAGCGAAAAGGGTTGGGGACCGGAGGAAGCGATCTGCGCGATCTGTACGGCCGGGGCTGGTACGTGACGATGACCTATATGCTGACCGGCGAGACCAAAGTTCCCGGGCAGCCGGTCATCCCAACCCGGTGGGCTTCGCCGGTGGGACCTGAGAAAGGTTGGGGAGCCTGGGAACTCGCGGCCCGCTTTGAGCAGCTTGATTTTCGCGCAAAAGACATTATGGGCAACCGGGTCAATGCCGTGACGGCCGGCGTGAACTGGTACCTTACACCAAACGTAAAGTGGATGGCCAACTTTGTTGAGAACTGGTTCTCGAATGAGCGGGGCACCCCGTTTAGTTATACCAATCCCAACAACACGCGAACAACCGCATGGGAGGTCCTCACGCGGTTGCAACTGTGGTTCTAA
- a CDS encoding Putative formylmethanofuran dehydrogenase, subunit D (FwdD-2) (Evidence 3 : Function proposed based on presence of conserved amino acid motif, structural feature or limited homology; Product type pe : putative enzyme) encodes MTKKRFTVITARTLTQGQAMHVGKESKEYVDEISTARMNLKDFEELELCDGDRIRLATEHGSTVLKCAKGDVPQGMVFIAYGRLINPIVGPDTQATGMPDYKGIEAEVERYV; translated from the coding sequence ATGACAAAAAAGCGTTTCACGGTGATCACGGCCCGGACGCTCACGCAAGGCCAGGCGATGCACGTCGGAAAGGAGTCGAAAGAGTATGTGGACGAGATCTCTACGGCGCGAATGAACCTCAAAGACTTCGAGGAACTCGAACTGTGTGACGGCGATCGCATTCGTTTGGCCACCGAGCACGGCTCGACTGTGCTGAAATGTGCAAAGGGTGATGTGCCCCAGGGGATGGTGTTCATTGCGTATGGGCGACTGATTAATCCGATTGTTGGCCCTGATACTCAAGCGACCGGGATGCCGGACTATAAGGGGATCGAGGCGGAGGTGGAGCGCTATGTCTGA
- a CDS encoding Putative NADH dehydrogenase; similar to formate dehydrogenase, beta subunit (fdhB1) (Evidence 3 : Function proposed based on presence of conserved amino acid motif, structural feature or limited homology; Product type pe : putative enzyme): MSSSVTKAEAAETFYHLSGPNLPPVCQGIACFVARHLNPERFSQAETQSPRLYCLGRCFAAPACLTEHPQPHIEIRASRGVILDRIVRGETGPDYGALRRALDLTSEEVLREVERSELRGRGGAGFPTGRKWRAVAQQEAHEKFVVVNADEGDPGAYIDRVILERDPHLLLEGVRIAAYAVGARRGVIYLRKEYPEALPALQRAVQEAGRVWPGEFAVEIVVGQGSYVCGEETALLNSIEGKRPEVRTRPPYPTARGLYQRPTLINNVETLAAIPWIIQEGAAAYRNLGFSQSRGTKLLSLNSLFRKPGLYEVEFGITLREVVEGLGGGLCSGPLKGLIVGGPLAGVIPPELLDTRLGFEELREIGAGVGHGGVVAFDDRTSILELAHHVFSFGAYESCGKCTPCRLGSPRVEQVFALARQAETPSQGAYREFGAIVAALHQASLCGHGTGLAAFAMSAMRYYRKELEACLG; this comes from the coding sequence GTGAGCAGCTCCGTAACCAAGGCGGAGGCGGCCGAGACGTTCTATCATCTCTCGGGTCCGAATCTGCCTCCCGTCTGTCAGGGTATCGCGTGCTTTGTAGCGCGCCACCTCAATCCGGAACGTTTCTCACAAGCTGAGACGCAATCCCCACGCCTCTATTGCCTGGGACGCTGTTTCGCCGCGCCCGCCTGCCTCACGGAACACCCTCAACCTCACATCGAAATTCGCGCTTCCCGCGGCGTCATTCTGGATCGGATCGTGCGGGGCGAGACGGGTCCGGACTATGGCGCGCTCCGGCGCGCGCTGGACCTCACGTCTGAGGAGGTATTGCGCGAGGTCGAACGATCCGAACTTCGGGGGCGCGGGGGAGCGGGCTTCCCCACCGGCAGGAAGTGGCGGGCCGTCGCTCAGCAAGAGGCCCACGAGAAATTCGTCGTCGTCAACGCGGACGAGGGCGACCCGGGCGCCTATATCGATCGCGTGATCCTCGAACGCGATCCCCACCTGCTCCTCGAGGGCGTGAGAATCGCGGCCTACGCGGTCGGCGCCCGGAGGGGTGTCATCTATCTGCGCAAGGAATACCCTGAGGCGCTGCCGGCGTTGCAGCGCGCGGTCCAGGAAGCCGGACGGGTCTGGCCCGGCGAATTCGCCGTCGAGATCGTTGTCGGTCAGGGGAGTTACGTCTGCGGCGAGGAAACCGCATTACTGAATTCAATTGAAGGGAAGCGCCCGGAAGTCCGGACGCGACCCCCCTATCCGACGGCGCGCGGGCTGTATCAGCGGCCGACCCTGATCAACAATGTGGAGACCCTGGCCGCGATTCCGTGGATCATACAAGAAGGCGCCGCCGCCTACCGCAACCTCGGATTTTCGCAAAGCCGCGGGACCAAACTGCTGTCGCTGAATTCGCTGTTTCGAAAACCGGGTCTCTACGAGGTGGAGTTCGGAATCACCCTCCGGGAGGTCGTCGAGGGACTGGGCGGCGGTCTGTGTTCCGGTCCGCTGAAAGGGCTGATCGTCGGGGGACCTCTGGCCGGAGTGATCCCGCCTGAGCTGCTGGATACGCGGCTTGGCTTTGAAGAGTTGCGGGAGATCGGGGCGGGGGTAGGGCACGGCGGGGTCGTGGCCTTCGACGACCGGACGTCGATCCTGGAACTCGCCCACCATGTCTTTTCTTTCGGGGCCTATGAGTCGTGCGGCAAGTGCACTCCGTGCCGGCTCGGCTCCCCGCGTGTGGAGCAGGTGTTCGCCTTGGCCCGACAGGCGGAAACGCCGTCGCAGGGGGCGTATCGCGAATTCGGAGCAATCGTTGCGGCCTTGCATCAAGCCAGCCTCTGCGGCCATGGGACAGGGCTGGCCGCTTTCGCGATGAGTGCGATGCGTTACTATCGAAAGGAGCTGGAGGCATGCCTCGGCTAA
- the fdhA gene encoding Formate dehydrogenase, alpha subunit (fdhA1) (Evidence 2b : Function of strongly homologous gene; Product type e : enzyme): MPRLTVNGRALECEPGLTILQVLRREGIEVPTLCWDQRLQPYGGCRLCVVRVAGYEKPLTACNTPVEPGMQIDSHTPELEDLRRTMLGLIARGYPAEAVERCPEKEFHRYIRRYDLMAELQGRPAPDLRDDSHPYLHVDMSQCVDCFRCVRICEEVQGQFVWRVLERGDRIRIVPDSGTDLRTSSCVSCGACADACPSGALDDRSRVQRGAPATWTRTTCPYCAVGCEMEVGVRDGRILAVRPALESPVNKGHLCVKGRYAFDFVTAADRITRPMIRKNGDWRPVSWEEAIAHTAGEIRRLLAEHGPDSLGVLGSARATNEENYLAQKFARVVLDTHNVDCCARVCHTPTAAAMKRMLGTGAATNSFDDIEAAKTLLLCGTNATENHPVVGARIKQAALRGARLIVVDPRKIELAQYADTHLALRPGTNIPLLHAMAHTIVEERLYDTGFVRDRVTDFEAYCEFIREWTPERAAGICGVEASLIRQAARTYATETPAMMLHGLGMTEHVQGTEGVMCLVNLALLTGNIGKPGTGVNPLRGQNNVQGSAHMGCDPSILTGSISVKEGKARFEEVWKAPLTSRRGLNLLEMIDAAAEGRLKGLWVMGYDVYLSCAQESATRTAFENLELVIIQDLFMNETAARFGTVFFPVASNFEKEGTFMTSERRIQKVRKVLEPPGATKTDWQVICELAAALDKADAFPYRSAEEIWNEIREVWPAGKGITYPRLEAAGIQWPCPTEDHPGTRILHRDQFSLGVKSALARISFQPSPERTDEEFPFLLSSGRNLYQFGAGTMTLRTPNSVLRPTDTLDISPEDAARLGLGDGARVVVRSRYGEATLPLRIDARLKPSELFSTFHSPEYFLNKVTGPHRDSQVKTPEYKVTAVHIEAAGT; the protein is encoded by the coding sequence ATGCCTCGGCTAACGGTCAACGGGCGGGCCTTGGAGTGCGAGCCCGGCCTCACCATCTTACAGGTGCTGCGTCGGGAGGGGATCGAGGTGCCGACGCTGTGCTGGGACCAGCGGCTGCAACCCTATGGCGGTTGCCGCTTGTGCGTCGTCCGGGTCGCAGGATACGAGAAGCCGCTCACCGCCTGCAACACCCCCGTAGAGCCGGGGATGCAGATCGACAGCCATACCCCGGAACTCGAAGATCTGCGCCGCACCATGCTGGGCCTGATCGCCAGGGGGTATCCCGCCGAGGCCGTTGAGAGATGTCCGGAAAAGGAGTTCCATCGGTATATCCGCCGCTACGATCTGATGGCTGAGTTGCAGGGGCGCCCGGCGCCGGACTTGCGGGACGACTCGCATCCGTACCTGCACGTCGACATGTCCCAGTGCGTGGACTGCTTCCGCTGCGTGCGGATCTGCGAGGAGGTGCAAGGCCAGTTCGTCTGGCGGGTATTGGAGCGCGGCGACAGGATCCGGATTGTCCCGGACTCGGGGACCGATCTGCGGACGAGCTCGTGTGTGAGCTGTGGCGCGTGCGCGGATGCCTGCCCAAGCGGGGCGCTGGACGACCGATCGCGTGTGCAACGGGGGGCGCCGGCGACATGGACCCGGACCACGTGTCCGTACTGCGCGGTCGGGTGCGAGATGGAGGTCGGGGTCCGGGACGGACGAATCCTGGCCGTCCGTCCCGCGTTGGAGTCCCCGGTCAACAAGGGCCACCTCTGCGTCAAAGGGCGGTATGCCTTCGACTTCGTCACGGCCGCCGACCGGATTACCCGGCCTATGATTCGGAAGAATGGGGACTGGCGGCCGGTCTCGTGGGAAGAGGCGATTGCGCACACGGCCGGCGAGATCCGGCGTCTCCTTGCCGAGCACGGCCCGGACAGCCTGGGAGTCCTGGGCTCGGCGCGGGCGACCAATGAGGAAAATTACCTCGCGCAGAAGTTCGCCCGGGTGGTCCTGGATACCCACAATGTCGATTGCTGTGCCCGCGTCTGTCACACCCCCACGGCAGCGGCGATGAAGCGGATGCTGGGCACGGGCGCGGCGACCAATTCCTTCGACGACATCGAGGCGGCGAAGACGCTGCTGCTGTGCGGGACCAACGCGACTGAGAATCACCCCGTGGTCGGGGCCCGCATCAAGCAGGCAGCGTTGCGCGGCGCCCGCCTGATCGTGGTGGATCCGCGCAAGATCGAACTGGCGCAATACGCCGACACGCACTTGGCCCTGCGTCCGGGGACGAATATCCCGCTCTTGCACGCGATGGCCCACACCATTGTGGAAGAGCGGCTTTACGACACCGGGTTTGTGCGAGATCGCGTGACCGATTTCGAGGCGTATTGCGAGTTCATCCGTGAGTGGACGCCGGAGCGGGCCGCGGGAATCTGCGGGGTCGAGGCGTCGCTGATCCGACAGGCTGCGAGAACCTACGCCACCGAGACCCCCGCCATGATGCTACACGGATTGGGCATGACGGAGCACGTTCAGGGCACCGAGGGGGTCATGTGCCTGGTGAACCTGGCCCTGCTCACCGGCAATATCGGCAAGCCCGGCACCGGCGTGAATCCGCTGCGGGGCCAGAACAACGTCCAGGGCTCCGCGCACATGGGCTGCGACCCGAGCATCCTGACCGGCTCGATCTCGGTCAAGGAGGGCAAAGCCCGCTTCGAGGAGGTGTGGAAGGCGCCGCTGACCTCGCGACGCGGACTGAACCTCCTGGAGATGATCGATGCGGCGGCGGAGGGGCGTTTGAAGGGGCTCTGGGTGATGGGCTATGACGTCTACCTCAGTTGTGCCCAAGAGTCGGCGACCAGGACGGCCTTCGAAAACCTGGAGTTGGTCATCATCCAGGACCTCTTTATGAACGAGACCGCCGCGCGATTCGGGACGGTCTTCTTCCCTGTCGCCTCCAATTTCGAGAAGGAGGGGACCTTCATGACTTCGGAGCGCCGCATCCAGAAGGTTCGGAAGGTCCTGGAGCCGCCGGGCGCAACGAAGACCGACTGGCAGGTGATTTGCGAGCTGGCCGCCGCGCTCGACAAGGCGGACGCGTTTCCCTATCGCTCGGCGGAGGAGATCTGGAACGAGATCCGCGAGGTCTGGCCCGCCGGGAAGGGAATCACTTATCCTCGCCTCGAGGCGGCGGGGATCCAATGGCCCTGTCCCACGGAAGACCACCCGGGGACCCGAATCCTGCATCGCGATCAATTTTCTCTCGGGGTCAAGAGCGCCCTGGCTCGCATCTCTTTCCAGCCAAGCCCGGAGCGCACCGACGAGGAATTCCCCTTTCTGCTCAGCTCGGGCAGAAACCTCTATCAATTCGGCGCGGGGACGATGACCCTGCGAACCCCCAACAGCGTCCTGCGCCCGACCGACACCCTGGATATCTCGCCCGAGGATGCCGCCAGGTTGGGCCTGGGAGACGGGGCCCGAGTGGTGGTGCGCAGTCGCTACGGCGAGGCTACGCTGCCATTGCGGATCGACGCACGCCTGAAGCCAAGTGAACTCTTCTCCACCTTCCATTCCCCTGAATATTTCTTGAATAAGGTCACCGGCCCGCACCGCGACTCGCAGGTCAAGACGCCGGAGTATAAGGTCACGGCGGTCCATATCGAAGCCGCGGGAACATGA
- a CDS encoding protein of unknown function (Evidence 5 : No homology to any previously reported sequences): MLIAAYDYDSPSTHGGDDPIWGSDQLSGMRPYPKYMFPQVSQAHDGGGELPSRSVGLESFNATGTSTKGAETIVDDDHYQQRSFRKGSR, encoded by the coding sequence ATGCTCATCGCTGCCTATGATTATGATTCTCCATCCACTCATGGCGGCGATGATCCGATTTGGGGCAGTGATCAGCTCAGTGGGATGCGTCCCTATCCCAAGTACATGTTTCCTCAGGTCAGTCAGGCGCACGACGGGGGCGGCGAATTGCCGTCAAGGTCTGTGGGGCTCGAATCGTTTAACGCTACCGGAACAAGCACAAAGGGGGCTGAAACCATTGTCGACGACGATCATTATCAACAGCGAAGTTTTAGGAAAGGGTCCCGATGA
- a CDS encoding SirA-like (fragment) → MQREKPSGIVFYNSGVNLLARGSSVLDALDVLAEAGVDLIACGTCVAFYKLKDKIFVGRISDMLEIVSTLMNSEKVITI, encoded by the coding sequence ATGCAGAGAGAGAAACCCAGTGGGATCGTTTTTTATAATTCCGGGGTGAACTTGTTGGCTCGGGGCTCATCTGTTCTGGACGCTCTGGATGTCCTCGCCGAAGCCGGCGTAGATTTAATCGCCTGCGGCACCTGCGTTGCTTTTTATAAGCTGAAAGACAAGATCTTTGTAGGCCGCATCAGTGACATGCTGGAAATCGTGTCTACGCTGATGAATTCAGAGAAGGTCATAACGATTTAG